One Myxocyprinus asiaticus isolate MX2 ecotype Aquarium Trade chromosome 20, UBuf_Myxa_2, whole genome shotgun sequence genomic region harbors:
- the LOC127411469 gene encoding proteasome subunit alpha type-3 — MSSIGTGYDLSASTFSPDGRVFQVEYAMKAVENSSTAIGIRCKDGVVFGVEKLVLSKLFEEGSNKRIFNIDRHVGMAVAGLLADARSLSDVAREEASNFRSNYGHDIPLKHLADRVAMYVHAYTLYSAVRPFGCSFILGSYDEDDGPQLYMVDPSGISYGYWGCAIGKAKQAAKTEIEKLQMKEMTCRELVKEVAKIIYIVHDEVKDKAFKLELSWVGEVTKGRHELVPKDIKEEAEKYAKESLEEEDDSDEDNM, encoded by the exons ATGAGCTCCATCGGGACCGGG TATGATTTATCCGCCTCCACCTTCTCGCCTGATGGAAGGGTATTTCAGGTTGAATATGCCATGAAGGCAGTAGAAAACAGCAG TACAGCAATTGGAATCCGCTGCAAAGATGGAGTCGTGTTTGGTGTGGAGAAGTTGGTGCTGTCTAAATTGTTTGAAGAGGGATCCAATAAGCGCATCTTCAATATTGATCGACATGTTGGAATG GCCGTGGCTGGTCTTCTAGCAGATGCTCGGTCGCTCTCAGATGTGGCCAGAGAAGAAGCATCAAACTTTCGCTCAAATTATGGCCATGACATCCCTCTAaag CACCTTGCAGACAGAGTGGCTATGTATGTCCATGCATACACATTATACAGCGCTGTGAGGCCTTTTGGATGCAG TTTCATTCTTGGGTCTTACGATGAAGATGACGGTCCTCAGCTCTACATGGTCGACCCCTCTGGGATTTCATAT GGTTACTGGGGCTGTGCTATTGGGAAAGCCAAGCAAGCTGCTAAGACAGAAATCGAGAAACTACAG ATGAAAGAGATGACTTGCAGAGAGCTGGTGAAGGAGGTGGCAAAAAT TATCTATATCGTTCATGATGAGGTGAAAGACAAAGCCTTCAAGCTGGAACTCAGCTGGGTTGGAGAAG TCACAAAAGGAAGGCATGAGCTTGTCCCTAAAGACATTAAAGAGGAGGCTGAGAAATATGCTAAA GAATCCCTGGAAGAGGAGGATGATTCTGATGAAGACAACATGTAA